Proteins encoded within one genomic window of [Enterobacter] lignolyticus SCF1:
- the glpQ gene encoding glycerophosphodiester phosphodiesterase, translating into MKSTLTRIATGLLLAGALASQALATDKIVIAHRGASGYLPEHTLPAKAMAYAQGADYLEQDLVMTKDDRLVVLHDHYLDRVTDVAERFPDHARKDGRFYAIDFTLDEIRSLKFTEGFEIENGKKVQTFPGRFPMGKSDFRIHTFEEEIEFVQGLNHSTGKNIGIYPEIKAPWFHHQEGKDIAAKTLEVLKKYGYTSKSDRVYLQCFDVNELKRIKNDLEPKMGMNLNLVQLIAYTDWNETQEKRPDGTWVNYSYDWMFKPGAMKQIAQYADGVGPDYHMLVTEGSTPGHITLTDMVKEAHASKMQVHPYTVRADKLPEYATDVNQLYDVLYNQAGVDGLFTDFPDKAVQFMQKKGEYR; encoded by the coding sequence ATGAAAAGCACATTGACCCGAATCGCAACCGGCCTGCTGCTGGCAGGCGCCCTGGCAAGCCAGGCGCTGGCGACGGATAAAATCGTTATTGCGCATCGCGGCGCCAGCGGTTATCTACCGGAACATACGCTACCGGCGAAGGCCATGGCTTATGCGCAGGGAGCGGACTATCTGGAGCAGGATCTGGTGATGACGAAGGATGACCGGCTGGTCGTCTTGCACGATCACTATCTTGACCGGGTCACCGACGTCGCGGAACGTTTTCCAGACCACGCCCGTAAGGACGGGCGTTTCTACGCCATCGATTTTACGCTCGACGAAATCCGTTCGCTGAAGTTTACCGAAGGCTTTGAGATTGAAAACGGCAAAAAGGTGCAGACGTTCCCTGGCCGATTCCCGATGGGTAAATCTGATTTCCGCATTCATACCTTTGAAGAGGAAATTGAATTTGTTCAGGGACTGAACCATTCGACGGGGAAAAATATCGGTATCTATCCTGAAATTAAAGCGCCGTGGTTCCACCATCAGGAAGGCAAAGACATTGCCGCGAAAACACTGGAGGTGCTGAAAAAATACGGTTACACCAGCAAGTCGGATCGTGTCTATTTACAGTGCTTTGACGTCAACGAGCTCAAGCGCATCAAAAATGATCTCGAACCGAAGATGGGCATGAACCTCAACCTGGTACAGCTTATCGCCTATACCGACTGGAATGAAACCCAGGAGAAACGTCCTGACGGTACGTGGGTAAATTACAGCTACGACTGGATGTTCAAACCGGGTGCGATGAAGCAAATCGCCCAGTACGCCGACGGTGTCGGGCCGGACTACCACATGCTGGTGACCGAAGGGTCGACGCCGGGACACATCACGCTGACGGATATGGTGAAGGAGGCGCACGCCAGCAAGATGCAGGTGCACCCGTATACCGTGCGCGCCGATAAGCTGCCGGAATATGCCACGGATGTGAATCAGCTTTACGACGTATTGTATAACCAGGCGGGCGTGGACGGACTGTTTACCGATTTCCCGGACAAAGCGGTGCAGTTCATGCAAAAAAAGGGTGAATACCGCTAA
- a CDS encoding LysR family transcriptional regulator, whose translation MTLTQISVLLAVVDSGSFTVAGKQRFMSQSAVSQAIAALEEELGIPLLQRERRKEACLTPVGERIVTRMRAILHEVNAVKELAEQEKRLPARQLRVGSFPSVCASILPYVVRYFEMHHPQVKIIPHEANSAEIIDAVRSQQLDAGFVHFPVREMYSFPVYKDKFTAVVPDNHLFSQRTSLQLEDLFEEALIISKGRYEMSIMSLFAEQNITPKIKYEFDHPTTAMSFIHQGLGIALLPELTLKTLAQPLRSVALEPAFYRHISLIASEPPVEGSPLALLEECLRQLTQTVLR comes from the coding sequence ATGACATTAACACAAATCAGCGTCCTGCTCGCCGTGGTCGATTCCGGTAGTTTTACCGTCGCAGGCAAGCAACGCTTTATGAGCCAATCCGCCGTCAGCCAGGCGATTGCGGCGCTGGAAGAGGAATTAGGCATCCCTCTTTTGCAACGAGAACGCCGCAAAGAGGCCTGCCTGACACCCGTCGGGGAGCGCATTGTGACCAGAATGCGGGCCATTCTTCATGAGGTCAACGCGGTGAAAGAACTGGCCGAACAGGAAAAGCGCTTGCCTGCGCGCCAGTTGCGGGTCGGGAGCTTTCCCAGCGTTTGCGCCAGCATTCTGCCCTATGTGGTACGTTATTTTGAAATGCATCATCCGCAGGTAAAAATAATTCCACACGAAGCAAATAGCGCTGAAATCATCGACGCGGTACGCTCACAACAGCTGGATGCCGGATTTGTCCATTTTCCGGTACGGGAAATGTACTCATTTCCGGTTTATAAGGATAAGTTCACCGCCGTAGTCCCTGATAATCACCTCTTCTCTCAGCGTACATCCCTTCAATTAGAGGATTTATTTGAAGAAGCGCTAATTATTAGCAAAGGACGTTATGAGATGAGCATTATGTCGTTATTTGCAGAGCAGAATATCACCCCAAAAATAAAATATGAATTTGACCACCCGACAACAGCGATGAGTTTTATTCATCAGGGTCTTGGAATCGCATTGCTGCCTGAATTAACGCTTAAAACGCTGGCCCAACCGTTACGCTCAGTAGCCCTTGAGCCTGCGTTTTACCGTCACATTTCGCTTATCGCCAGCGAACCGCCTGTGGAAGGCAGCCCGCTGGCGCTGCTTGAAGAGTGTCTGCGCCAACTCACGCAAACCGTGTTGCGCTAA
- a CDS encoding MFS transporter, whose amino-acid sequence MKEKLWTKDFWAITIISFIIFFVFYVLLTLLPLYIADNLHAAADQAGLLVTFFLIAAIIIRPFAGQWVGKYSNKWILMLSSLAFLVITALYPLCHSVEVLLCVRVLHGITFGVITTVKGTISARLIPASRRGEGISFFSLAMGLAMVVGPWIGLNMARHGAFIPAFWLCTAVAALGILLALIVKVPPIIRHADGSKPKFGFAAMFDRAALPFATVTFFMTFSYAGVSAFLALYARELGLLAAASNFLLCYAICLMVCRAFTGNVCDKKGPKYVVYPCLLAFTLGLIVLGYAHGSVMMIVSGALIGIGYGSVTPIFQTQIISSVAPHKMGVANSLFFNAMDAGLALGAFIMGLMVGGVGYRAIYLVGAVLVVFAGVLYVVQMKKRGTVRFVSAHEVH is encoded by the coding sequence ATGAAAGAAAAATTATGGACTAAGGACTTTTGGGCAATTACGATAATTAGCTTCATCATCTTTTTTGTCTTTTACGTTCTGTTAACGCTCCTTCCACTCTATATTGCCGATAATTTACATGCCGCAGCCGACCAGGCCGGGCTGTTGGTGACGTTTTTTTTGATTGCCGCCATTATCATTCGCCCTTTCGCCGGGCAGTGGGTGGGAAAATATTCGAATAAATGGATTCTGATGCTTTCTTCTCTGGCCTTTTTGGTCATTACCGCGCTGTATCCTTTATGTCATTCCGTTGAAGTGCTGCTGTGTGTACGAGTGCTTCATGGTATTACCTTCGGTGTGATAACGACGGTGAAAGGGACGATTTCCGCGCGGTTAATACCGGCCTCCCGACGTGGAGAAGGCATCAGTTTTTTCTCTCTGGCGATGGGGCTGGCGATGGTTGTCGGGCCATGGATTGGCTTGAACATGGCGCGGCATGGTGCATTTATTCCGGCATTCTGGCTGTGTACGGCCGTTGCAGCCCTTGGCATTTTACTCGCGTTGATTGTGAAAGTACCGCCTATCATTCGCCATGCCGATGGCTCAAAACCTAAATTCGGTTTTGCTGCGATGTTCGATCGCGCAGCGCTGCCGTTTGCGACGGTGACATTTTTCATGACCTTTTCGTATGCTGGCGTTTCCGCCTTTTTGGCCCTTTATGCGCGGGAGCTGGGGCTATTGGCGGCAGCGAGTAATTTTCTGCTGTGTTATGCCATATGTCTGATGGTTTGCCGGGCCTTTACGGGGAATGTCTGTGATAAAAAGGGTCCCAAATATGTGGTGTACCCCTGTCTGCTGGCCTTTACCCTCGGTTTAATTGTGTTGGGATACGCCCACGGTAGCGTGATGATGATCGTCTCCGGCGCGCTGATCGGTATTGGCTACGGATCTGTTACTCCGATTTTTCAGACGCAGATTATCAGTTCAGTGGCGCCGCATAAAATGGGCGTGGCGAATTCGCTATTTTTTAATGCTATGGACGCAGGACTGGCTCTCGGTGCCTTTATTATGGGCCTGATGGTGGGAGGTGTAGGGTATCGGGCAATCTATCTGGTGGGCGCTGTGCTAGTGGTGTTTGCGGGCGTTTTATATGTGGTTCAGATGAAAAAACGCGGTACCGTCAGGTTTGTATCCGCGCATGAAGTGCACTAG
- the yfaE gene encoding class I ribonucleotide reductase maintenance protein YfaE has product MSRVTLRLSGTQVLCREEHPSLLAALESHNIEVEYQCREGYCGSCRCRLVTGQVDWLTEPLAFINDGEILPCCCRAKGDIEIDI; this is encoded by the coding sequence ATGAGCCGCGTTACCCTTCGCCTCTCCGGCACGCAGGTATTGTGCCGGGAAGAGCACCCGTCGCTGCTGGCGGCGCTGGAATCGCATAACATCGAGGTGGAATACCAGTGCCGCGAAGGCTACTGCGGTTCCTGCCGCTGCCGACTGGTGACAGGACAGGTGGACTGGCTGACCGAGCCGCTGGCCTTTATCAATGACGGGGAAATTTTGCCCTGCTGCTGCAGGGCAAAAGGCGATATAGAGATCGACATATAA